The genomic DNA AAAACATAACTTTGTCGTATATCGGGAGTTTGCATACAAACAGCTATAAGAACATGCATGAATAGTAAAAGAAATTAACTTGCTAATGGAGAAAAAGATGACTCAAAATGGGATAGTATTAGTCGTTTGTGTTTCAATAATTCAAGATGGAAAATTCTTATTGATAAAGGAAAATAAACGTGTAGCCAAAAACATGTGGAATTTTCCTAGCGGGCGTATTGAAATAGGTGAAGATATTTTTGAAGCCGCTCATAGAGAGGTGAAAGAAGAAACAGGGTTTGAAGTAAAGCTCACTAATACAACTGGGGTTTATAATTTTATAAGTAGTACAGATGATCAAGTAATTCTATTTCATTTTATAGGTGAGCTTGCTGGTGGTTCATTGACAGTTGATGGGGAAGAAATAATAGATTATGCATGGGTGAAGATAACTGACTTTTCGAAATTTGATAATCAAGAACTTCGAAATGCAAATGTACTAAATCAAATCGTAGATAATATAATAGAAGAAAAATATTTTGATATTAATGCTTTTCATAAGCAACTAAAATAACTTGGAAATTCCATCGGTATCAAACTCGATGGAATTTTCAAGTTATGCATCTTTACGTTATGTACTTAATGAAAGGAAATA from Bacillus solimangrovi includes the following:
- a CDS encoding NUDIX hydrolase, translating into MEKKMTQNGIVLVVCVSIIQDGKFLLIKENKRVAKNMWNFPSGRIEIGEDIFEAAHREVKEETGFEVKLTNTTGVYNFISSTDDQVILFHFIGELAGGSLTVDGEEIIDYAWVKITDFSKFDNQELRNANVLNQIVDNIIEEKYFDINAFHKQLK